The following coding sequences lie in one Nitrospira lenta genomic window:
- a CDS encoding glycosyltransferase family 4 protein yields the protein MNVLLVVPWDQEVGGVASVVGNVARQLQKAGHHIWFLHPGEASSLKATVTKWNFPGYELNLRNPFVPESPVKSVLGFAFYLFHTLHQLRTLLARHDIDIVNIHYPIGSGVYFSLLRHFCRFKLVISVHGGDLFPRGAPERRYPKALEILITSADWLVAPSKSTLDAALARFPGFRTKSSAIHNAVDLTEFGTEEWDVLQSGRFVLCIALLQPRKAVDVLIKAFQLLGQAHPEMELWLAGDGPLRGQLEDLVSRLNLTQKVKFLGSQDRIGVKKLLRQCTLLVLPSRAEPFGIAILEAFSSMKPVVASAVGGIPEIIEDGRNGILVEPENPQALRDAISKVWIDPVLAEQLGRAGYETVRKHFQWEVASARYEAIFLNLLGRNDRPTVG from the coding sequence ATGAATGTGCTGCTGGTCGTGCCATGGGATCAAGAGGTTGGCGGCGTGGCCTCGGTCGTGGGGAATGTGGCTCGTCAGCTGCAGAAGGCCGGGCACCATATCTGGTTTCTTCATCCCGGGGAAGCGTCTTCGTTGAAAGCGACTGTTACAAAGTGGAATTTCCCGGGATACGAACTCAATCTTCGGAATCCCTTTGTTCCTGAATCTCCAGTAAAATCTGTTTTGGGATTTGCATTCTATCTCTTCCATACCCTCCATCAACTGAGGACGTTACTGGCTCGACATGATATCGATATCGTAAATATTCACTACCCTATTGGGTCCGGGGTCTACTTCTCGTTGCTTCGCCATTTTTGCCGGTTCAAGCTTGTGATCTCGGTACATGGTGGTGATCTTTTCCCGAGGGGAGCGCCGGAAAGGCGGTATCCAAAGGCACTTGAGATCCTGATCACTTCCGCTGATTGGCTTGTCGCTCCATCCAAGAGCACTCTGGATGCTGCGTTGGCAAGGTTTCCTGGATTCCGTACCAAGTCTTCTGCCATTCATAATGCGGTGGACCTCACTGAATTTGGCACGGAGGAGTGGGATGTGTTGCAGAGCGGGCGTTTTGTTTTGTGTATTGCTCTGCTGCAGCCAAGAAAAGCGGTGGACGTGCTGATCAAAGCGTTCCAGCTGCTTGGCCAGGCTCATCCTGAGATGGAATTGTGGCTGGCCGGAGATGGTCCTCTTCGAGGGCAGCTTGAGGATTTAGTTTCTCGGTTAAACCTGACGCAGAAGGTGAAATTTCTGGGCTCGCAAGACCGAATCGGTGTCAAGAAGCTGTTACGCCAATGTACGCTTCTGGTATTGCCGTCTCGCGCGGAACCCTTTGGGATTGCCATATTGGAGGCGTTCTCCAGTATGAAACCGGTTGTGGCATCCGCCGTTGGTGGGATTCCTGAAATTATTGAAGACGGCCGTAACGGGATTCTGGTAGAACCCGAAAACCCTCAAGCCTTGCGTGATGCAATCAGTAAGGTCTGGATTGATCCTGTTCTGGCAGAACAGCTGGGCCGTGCAGGTTATGAAACCGTGAGAAAGCATTTTCAATGGGAAGTGGCTTCTGCCCGCTACGAAGCAATTTTCCTGAATCTGCTTGGGCGAAATGATCGACCCACCGTAGGATAG